A DNA window from Arachis duranensis cultivar V14167 chromosome 3, aradu.V14167.gnm2.J7QH, whole genome shotgun sequence contains the following coding sequences:
- the LOC107479189 gene encoding uricase-2 isozyme 1-like, whose amino-acid sequence MIADQVLWQLQFGLPLIYRVKSKIVFCEQSGFEGFIRDKYTALPETRERLLATEVTGLWRYSYESLSSIPQKPLYFMERYDNVKRVLLETFFGPPNVGVYSPSIQSTLYQMARATLNRFSNIDSVQLKMPNIHFLLVNISNTGGQIVKKEAVHLVFNVRFDCISFCLSHCHHSRN is encoded by the exons ATGATTGCTGACCAG GTGCTCTGGCAATTGCAGTTTGGTCTCCCTTTGATTTACAGAGTTAAAAGCAAGATT GTTTTTTGTGAGCAGTCTGGTTTTGAAGGGTTTATACGAGACAAGTACACGGCTCTTCCTGAAACACGTGAAAGGTTGCTGGCAACAGAAGTAACTGGTCTGTGGAG GTACTCTTATGAATCACTAAGCAGCATCCCACAGAAGCCACTTTACTTTATGGAGAGGTACGACAATGTTAAAAGAGTTCTGCTTGAAACCTTTTTCGGTCCACCGAATGTGGGGGTGTACAGCCCATCTATTCAAAGCACTCTCTATCAAATGGCAAGGGCCACATTGAACAG ATTTTCTAACATAGATTCTGTTCAACTAAAGATGCCAAATATTCATTTTCTACTAGTCAATATCTCAAATACAGGTGGTCAAATTGTAAAG AAAGAAGCTGTTCACTTGGTTTTCAATGTTAGATTTGATTGCATCTCATTTTGTCTGTCTCATTGTCATCATAG TAGAAATTAG